Within Phycisphaerales bacterium, the genomic segment GGCTTCTGCCAGAATCTGAGCTTCAAGCAGGGTCGTGTTGCGGTGGTTGCACTGGCGAATTGCATCACTCGCCAGTTGCACGGTCGGACCCGGCAACAGGTCGCCGACTTCGTCGTGCAGGATTGCTGCCCCCAACTCGCGCTGGATATCGGACGTGGGACGACTCAGGAGCTGTGCGGGTGGGTAGCGCCGCTGGTTGTACTCGAGCAGCCAGCCCGCATCGTGGAACAAGGCCGCGGCCGCCAAAGCGGTGAGGTTCGCACCATGGCCACCCACTTCAGGGAGCCCCGCGATCATTCGTGTGAGACGCATCACGCGTTCAGCGTGCTCAACAACCCATAAATCACGCTTGCCGTCATCAAGCGCAACAGTAAGGAAAGCGCGTGCTACCGGCAGTACGCGATCGATCTGAATCCGTGTGCTGGTCGTCGGCATAGACCCTCGCACTCATGCAACGGCTGCGAACGGTGGCCGCCCGTCCGAACCGGCAACTTCCGATTTGGAAACCAGTTAGGTGGAGTGTAGCCGGAGCGGCGCGTGGGAACAAGCCACGTCCGTGCGCGCACGTTGGGGGTATTGTGCCTCCTCGACCACCACGGAGTCCCGGGGGACTTCTTTACGCAGCCCCGGGAGCGCTGGAAACGAGTACTTTTCCGCAGGAAAGGTGCAAGCGTTGCCAGCCGATGATCCTGACAGCGACCCGTACGAGCGCTCTGCTCAGCGGGCGCGGTGCGCCGCCACTCCGGAGACGGCCCCGCGCGTGAGGAGCAGGCCCACATGCACGGCCTAGGCAACCGGCGGGCATTGGCAGCCCGCGACCGTAACTTGGCCACCATGCGAAGCTCACATTGGGCGAGAAAGGGAAAGTGATGGCGACCGCAGTGGCCGAGATCGGCAAGGTGCTTCCGAAGGAGCTGCAGGAAGCGATGGCACGGGTGACGGAGATCAACTCCCTGCCCGAAATCACGACCAAGATCGTGGAAGTGGTCGAGGATCCGCGCGCGACCGCACACGACATGCACGAGATCGTACGCACCGACCCGGCGCTGGCCGCAAAGATTCTGAAAGTGGTGAACTCGGCCTTCTACGGACTGCCATCGCAGATTGCGAGCTTGGACCGGGCGATCCTCATGCTGGGGCTGAGCGCGGTGAAGAACATCGCGCTGGCGGCGTCGTTGTCGCGGATGTTCAACGTAGAGATGGTGTCGGAGCAGTTTGCGGCCCGCGACTTATGGCGACACAGCGTGGCCGTGGCCGTCTGTGCACGCCTGCTGGCCGTCGCGGGCAAGGCACCGCAAGTGGATGAGGCCTTCGTAGCAGGGTTGGTGCATGACTTGGGGCTCGTCGCCGTGCAGCAGATGTTCCCCCAGAAGATGCGGGAGGCGACCGAGATCTGCTTCAACGAGCCGCGCAACTTCCGGGACGTGGAGTCGGCACTGGTGGGTGCCGACCACCAGGCATTTGGTGCGGCCTTGGCGCGCAAGTGGAAGTTCCCACCGGTGCTGCAGGCGGCCATCGGTTGCCACCATGATCCGCACGAAGCACCGCCCGAGTTCCTGCGTCTCGCGCAAACGATTCACATCGCAGACCGGCTGTGCGGATTCGGGAAGTTCGGTTTCTGGATTGTTGCGGGGACTGATCCGATCGCTGCCGCCGAACTGGCGGAAATCCGCGTGACACCGGCACAAATTGAAGCATTGCAGGACGAACTGCCCGACCGGGTTGAGGAAGCCGAAAGCGTGTTCACCGACTAGCCCGCAAGTGCGGCGCCCTGCGGGCTCACCCCCGCGTGTCGCCGCGAGGTAGGATCGCCTATGGCGCTCTTCAGCACGACAGAACCGGCCGTGTCCCCCGCCGCAGGCGAACTTCCCCAGCGCGTGCAGCAAGCGCTCGCGAAGGTGACCGAGATCGGGTCGTTGCCCGAGGTGACCGCCCGCATCGTCCAGGTCGTTGATGATCCGAATTCCACCGCGCGCGAGATCCAGCAGGTGGTCGAGGGCGATCCCGCCCTGGCCGCGAAGTTGCTGAAGATCGTCAACTCGGCTTTCTACGGGCTCCCGGCGCAGGTCGGTAATCTCGAGCGGGCTATCCTGATGCTGGGGCTCAGCGCGGTTCGCAATCTGGCTCTGGCGGCCTCTGTTTCGCGCCTGATCAAGCCCGGCAACATTTCGGCGGAGTTCACCACTCGTGACCTGTGGCGCCACAGTGTGGCCGTGGCCGTTGGGGCAAAGCTCATCGCGGGGTCGACACGTTACCCGTTGGCCGACGAGGCATTTGTTGCGGGGCTGGTCCACGACATGGGATTGATCGTCGCGCAGCAGCTCTTCGCGACCGAGGTCCGGACTGTTGCAGAGCAGTGCAGCGCGACGCCGCAGAATTTCTGCGGGCTCGAGCAGCTAACCCTTGGGGCGGACCATCAGGCCTTCGGCGTGGCGCTCGCGACGAAGTGGAAGTTCCCGCTGGCATTACGCAACGCCGTCGGCTACCACCATACGCCGGGCGACCTGCAATCCGAACACCAGCGACTGGCGGCCATCATCTACATGGCCGATATGCTTTGCTGCCGCGCGAAGCTCGGCTTCTGGCTGACGGCGCGGGCCCAGAGTCCGGCACCGGAGATGCTGCAGCTCGTCGGGCTGACACCGGCCGCACTGGGCGAAATCGCGGGGCAGTTGCCGGCGCGCGTGGCCGAAGCCGAGCACATCTTCGCCGGTGATTGACGCCGCCGCCGGCACGATTCGGACTACACCCAGTGCGCGTCCACGGCCGGGGCAGCTTGTCGCGCTGCATGACGCACCGCTACGGCGGGTGACATCGTGGGGTTCTCGTGCTTGAGGTCGAAGAGGGTCGCCAGGTGGCGGAAGGCCGCGGTGTTCCGCTGCAAGCCGGTGAACAGCTCCGCACCGGGTCCCGTGGCCGTCAGCAGGACAAGGTCGGCGGTGTGCGATGTGCCGGTCCAGCCGATGCCAGTGTAGTTGCCCAGCACCTGCCCGAGCACCCCGACCAGGTTGCGATGCTGCCGATGGAGCAGGAGCGGGAGTTGGCCGCCGTAGGCGTCCGCGAGGACACGGGCTTCGTCCCCATCCACCGTGATGCCGAGTTGCGTCTTGAACACTTCGTGCACGGCGTCGACCCGGTCCGTGGGTTCCGCCTGCCGGACGAGGGCCCGGAGGTGGTCATAGGAAACACGCGCCTGTGCCAGCCGTGCGAAGGCGCCCGTACTGTCGCCCATCCCGTTGAGGCCCGGATTGGAGTTGCCGTGGTCACTTGTGACGACGACCAGGGTGTCCTCGCGTTGATGCGCGAAATCGATTGCTACGCGCACGGCATCGTCGAACGCGAGCTGATCCCAGAAGAGCGCGGCGGCATCATTGGCATGGGCCGCGTGATCGACACGGCCACCCTCCACTTGTAGCAGGAAGCCGCGGTCGGTTGCGGCGAGACTGGTGAGGGCTATGCGGGTCATCTCCGCCAGCGTTGGAATCCGCTCGGTCAGGTCGGCCTCGTTACGGTGGTCGATGGTGTAGGGCAGGTGGCCCTCGCCGAACAATCCCAGGAGGCGCTGCGGCGCACCGGCGGCCAGCAATTCCGTGCGGCTCTGGCAGCAGGTGTAGCCGGCCGCGTGGTATTCGCCGAGCAGGTCGCGCTGGTCCTTGCGGCGGGCCGGATCGAAGTGCTCGCGTCCGCCACCGAGCAGGACATCGACAACGTCGAGGTACTGAGCCGCAATGGCCGGTTCATCGGAGCGCGTGGGTACCGCCACGGCAAAGCCCGCAGGTGTGGCATGCGTCATCGTCGTGGTGGTGACGAGGCCGACACGGTGACCCGCGTCGTGGAGCAACGGCGCGAGCGGTGTGAGGCGCGTGCCGTCGGGCAACGTATTCAAGGCGCCGTTCGCGACGCGCGAGCCGCTGCCCCACGCCGACGATGCGGCGGCCGAATCGGTCACGAGTGAGTCGAGCGAATGGGTCTCGAAGTGTCCATGGGTGGCGGTCGGATCGGCAAGCAACTCGTACCAGATCGTGCCGCCCGTGCGAACGCGCCGACTGAAGAACTCGGCCAGGGACGGCACGCCGATGCTCATGCCGTCCGACACGAGGAAAATCACGTTCTTCGGCCGACGGCGCAGGGGCGCCAGCGGCGCGGGTGGCTCTGTGGGGCGGGCCGACAAAGACGGCGTAGAGAGCAGCGCGAGAGCGCCTCCGAGCAGGCCCGTTTCGAGCAGTTGCCTGCGACTGACGGTATCCGGGGACATCGGCACGCTCCTTGATGCCCCGGCCGTAGCGGATGGCTGCCGCGCGTGCGTCGGGGGAACAGCTTGGGCCTGTATTGTAGTGAACGCGGCGCGCTCCATTCAACGGTAACGCACCCAATGCAGCAGCTCGCCGGGGGTCGGCGGCTTGCCGTACATGAGAACGCCGACACGGAAGACGCGTGCCGCGGCCCACATCATGACGACGACACTCACCCACAGCAGTGCGAGCGTCGTGAAGATCTGCCACAACGGCGTGGTTGGGTCGCCACAGATCCTCAGGATCATCACGAAAGGTGTTACGGGCGGAAGGTAGCTCAGCAAGAGACTGAAAGTTGAGGTCGGGTGCTCCGCGATGTAGTACCACGTGATTACCGGAATCATGGTGACCAGCGAAAGCGGAAACGCCATGCTCTGCGCTTCTTTCAGTTCGTTGCAGGCCGAGCCGATCGCGGCGAGCAGTGCGGCAATCAGCAGGAAGCCGGGCACGAAGTACAGCAGTGCCATGACAAGGCGGTAGGTGTTCACCAGCTCAAGCACGTCAAATCGCCGCGCTGCCAGCACGCCCACGGAGCCCCACACCGCCATCAGCACGACGCCGACGCAAGCTGTCCCGACTATCTTACCGGCGAGTAATTGTGTCGGACTGACCGCCGAGAGCAGTACCTCGATCACACGCGAACCCTTTTCTTCGATCAACGTGGTCAAGAGGCCCTGGCTGATGGCGAATGTACCCATGAAGAGCAGAAACATGAATGCGAAGGCGGTCATGAACTGCGTGAAGGGATTGGTGGCGACGGCCGCGCCCGTCTGCACGTCCGCCCATTCGATCCCCACCGGGCGCCGCAGCCCGGCGACCACGTTCGGATCGAGCCCTTGGTCGACACAGCGCTCGAGGAATACGGCAGTGTTGAGCATGTCGCTCAGGCGGCGCTGGGCTTCCAGCTGGCTATCGCGCCGCGCGACAATCACGCTGGCACCCGGAGTACTCAGGATTTCGGCCGGCACTTCGATGTAGGCATAGCGCTCCCCCGCGCGCACTTCCTGTGCGAGCTTGTCGAGCTGCGCCGACTCGGCGACCAGCGGCTCGAGCTCGAAGGGCTGGTGGGGTCGTTCCTGGTTGTGGGCCTCGATCTGGGCGGTCAGCAGGGGTTCCAGCCGTCCGCTGCGGTCGATCAGGGCCAGCTTGCGAACTTCGCGCTGCTGCTGGTCGCCGGCCCGCTCCAGTACCTGCGTGCCGTACACGGCGCCCATGATGAGCCCGGGCATGAGCACGACGCTCAGGAGGAACGCGCGCGTCCGCACGGTGGCGAGGAACTCGCGCCGGGCCACGATCCAGACCTTTTCCATGCCGCCTGCTCCTTGAAACTCTGCTCAATCGGACCCGTTGCCGCCGGCTTCGTGCGTGCCCCCCACAAGCCGGACGAAGATTTCCTGCAAGTCCGGCCGTTGCACCTCGAACCGCAGGATGCGGGCCTGCCGCAGCGCGAGTTGCAGCAGCGCATCGGGGTCCGCATCCGGCGCGAGTTCCGCGCGGATGTGGTTGCTGGTGACCTGTGCGCTCACGACGCCCGGCGCGGTGGTCAGGGGCTGCAGATCGCCGTCCGCATCGATCACGAGCATGCGCGTGGAGAACTGCGCGCGCACTTCGTTCACGGTGCCCTCGATCAGCTTGCGCCCGCGATGGATCAACACGATCCGGTCGCACAGCCGCTCGGCCTGGTTGATCTGGTGTGTGGAGAACACCACCGTCGTGCCGGCGCGCCGGAGATCGGCGATCAGGCGTTCGAGCAGATCGACATTCAGGGGGTCGAGGCCGGAGAAGGGCTCGTCGAGGATCACCAGGTCCGGTTCCTGCAAAATCGCCGTGATGAACTGGAGCTTCTGGGACATCCCCTTTGAAAGTGCTTCCACACGCTTCCGGCGCCAGTCCAGCAATCCAACCCGCGTGAGCAGTTCGTCGCAGCGCCGCCGTAGATCCTGCCCGCTCAACCCCTTGAGCCGTCCGAAATAGGTCAGGGTCTCGTCGACCGTCATCTTGCGATAAAGTCCGCGCTCTTCCGGCAGGTAGCCGATCCGGTCCCGCGCCGCGCCCGCGGTCTGCTCCCCAAGCACCTCCACCCGGCCTTCGTCGGGGTAGATGATGCTCATGATCATGCGGATCGTGGTCGTCTTGCCCGCCCCGTTCGGTCCGAGGAAGCCGAGTACCGCCCCCGTGGGAAGGCGCAGATCAAACGCATCCACGGCGGTAAAGCTGCCGTAGCGTTTCGTCACTCCTTCAAGCACTACTGCATCGGCCAAGTGCACGACCTCACTTTCCACGCCCCGGCACTTCGAGGGGGGCAGCGTACCGTCCACCCTGATCCGCCGAAAGCACGGGTTTGTCTGATGTTGTTCGCTACTTTCACGTCGCTCGGACGGCAACCGGGTTGCATGCCGACGGGTATACATTCAATATCGCGGTGGCTTGGGCGAGCCCGCGGGGGGGGGCGGACGATAGGCCCGGTGATACGAGGAGGATGGCATGTTCCGCTTCATGATACCGGCCATGGCGGGGGCGCTTGCCATGGCGCTGCTTCCCGGGGGCTGCCCCGCGCGCAGCGTGCCGGTGGCCACCATCCGTCTCACTTCGGCCGACACGGGTCGTACCATCGAGGTCGAGCGCTGGCAACGGATTCGGGTACGCTTATCGGCTAACACGGCTGCCGGTCTCACATGGACGTTGACGGAGTTGAACCAGGATGTGCTGGAATTCCAGGGGCGTGAGGATGCGCGCCTGGGACTCAGCTCAAACGACGAGCTCCTGCAGGAGGAGAACTGGTACTTCCGGGCGATTGGTCTGGGATCCACGCCTGTTCGGCTGCTGTATACCCAGGGCGGCGACTTTACTCAGCCAGTGAATATCTTTGCGATTACCGTGGTGGTGGTGGTGGGCGAGGAGTAGCCCAACGCGCGGAGCGGTCTGTGCTTACGCATCCGGCTCGCAAGTAACGGTGAGCTGCGCGGAGGAGAACTGCTCCACGTAGAGTTCGGCCCGTTCGCGGTGAGTGACGAGCAGGAGACTGACGCCACTTTCGTGTGCCTCGAGGGTCCGTTCGACAGCTTCTTCGAATTTCAGGGGGGTTAGCTGCAGGATGGTCTGGATGACGTGCTCGAAGGAGTTAACGTCGTCGTTGTGCAACAGCACGCGGAACGGCGGCAGCAGGCCGGTCTGCTGAGCCGTGCTCACGTCGGGCAGTGTGTTGGACGACATCGCCATGCCAGATACTCTCCCGGGGGGGATCGGTGGCCGGATCCGGTCCCCGCTTGGAAACTACTGCGCCTCCGCCCGGGGCGTCAATCAAAAACTCCCGGGGGGAATGGCAGGCCTGCCCGTGAGCGGTAGAATGGCCGCTGCTGAACCATCAGAATCCTGATTTCGTGGGAGATTGTGCCGATGAACTTCTGCCGCTGCGTGGCTTCGACGCTGCTGCTCGCCGCGGTCCTGCCGCTGGCCGCCCAAACACCCGAAGGCCCGCTCGCCGCCTTGCGTGCAAAGACCGACCTGAATGACGAAGATCGCACGCAGATCCGCAATTTTGTGATGGAGCGGATCACCGCGATCATCACAAACCAGCCCGGGGCAGCGCAAACGGCCACGGACGAACTGCGGACCGCTTTCACCGGAACGGAAAACTACCAGCGGGCCTACGCAACGCTCGCAGTCGAGGCGGTCGGAACGGCTTTCGGCCGAGCTGAACTGGTTCCTGCTACGCGGCTGCTCGCCGTTCTCAATACATTCAACGTGGTCGAGGCCCACACCGTCTTCCTTGAAGCGCTGCGCGATGAACGTGTCGGGGTGCGCGCTGCCGGCGCGGTGGGCCTACGGACGTTACGCAGTCGGATTGCCGAGGCCGGTGGGGACACCTTTCAGGCCGTGCTCGCGGGTTTGCAGCAGGCAGGCGCTCGGGAGCGATCCCGGGATACGCTACGTTCGATTTATGGCGCATTGAACTATGCGGGTGTTCCGGGTGTTGCGAATCCGCGCGCGGCTGCGAACGCGGTGCTGGCGTTGTTGGAAGCCCGCGCGGCGCAGTATGGCCAGGCCGAAATTCCCGCGTTGGGGGCCGACGATGCTGGGCTGCGAGCCGCCCGCGAAACTCTCGCCAACTTCGAGGATGAAACTCGCAATCGGCTCATTGTCGTGACTGGCACGCTGGTACGTTACGCGGTCGACCGTTATACCGGGGGCGAGTCGAAGCTGGCCGATGTGCGCGATGGGGCCGCTGCGAATCGCGATCAACTCGAATTCCGCAATGCAGCCGAACGGCTGGTGCTGATCGGCGAAGAATTACTGATCGAGCTACTCAAGCCGAATCCTGCCCCGCAGGTCAGTGAGAACATGCGGCGGCTGAATACGGCAAACATGAAGATCGAGTGGCAGAAGTGGAGCACCGCGCTACAGACGGCCGTCGGGCGGGATTTCGCACTCAGCCCGGGGACAGGGGGCTAGACGGGCAGACAACGGTCCGGCAAGAGTATCAAGGCACGTCCAAGGTGTAAGGCGCGCTCATCGCCATTTCTACGCAGTGGTTCAACCCATAGTGCCCAAGGTGACGTGCGTGGAACCCACAACAATGGTGCCTATCGACATCCTCGTCTACCGCTGCGTGCACAGCGCCGGCCCTGAGGGCGATGTCTGAGCATTCGTGTGGCTTGCGCTATTGCGCCCCCGTCTGCTTGTAGAAATCAGCGTTCTTGGCAATGAAAGCTTCGAGCTCTTCGGGCAGGTCGTCTTCAGAGTAAATCGCGTTCACCGGGCACTCATCGACACAGAGACCGCAATCGATGCATGTCTCGGGGTCAATGAACAGCATCTCGAATTTGTCGAAACTCGGCTCGTCCTTCCGTGGATGGATGCAATCCACCGGGCAGACGTCGACACAACTGGTATCTTTCGTGCCGATGCACGACTGCGTGATATAGTGGGGCACGGGACGGTTCCTGCTTTGTTAGGGGGCGGCCGGGCCACGGGGCGACGCTCGGACCCGAGTGGGCAGATTATAGGGAGTCGCGCGGGGGCGCCAAGCCGGTGCTTTCATCATTGTCCCGCGGTGGAAGATAACCATGCACCGTGGGTTGAAACGGCCGCCTCCGCGCCCTACCAGTAGGGGGAGCGCAGGTGGCGCGGTCCGCGTGGCGGAATCGGCGCGACCAGCCCCGGACCACCCGAATACGAAGGGCGACAACATGCCTCCGAAGCTCTCCTGGGCGGATATCGAGGATTTGGGCATTCTTCTGCATGAGCGTTTTCCGGACGTGGACCCGCTCACCGTTCGTTTCACGGATCTGCACCGGTGGATCTCCGAGTTGGAGGCGTTTGGAGATGATCCGGCCGCCAGCAATGAAGCGAAGCTCGAAGCGGTGCAGATGGCTTGGCTTGCGGAGTACCGCGACGCACAGGGCGCATGACGTCGGCCCAGCGCGTGAGTACCCCGGCATACGAGTTTGACGCGCGCTGCATGCGACAATTTCTTACGCTACGGGGTGAGCGCGGTGTGCCCGTACTTTGGGTAGTTGCCCGCATTTTGCAGATCGGATGAGGATCTATCTGGACGATCCTTGCAACCCGTTGGTGCTATGCTCCAATCGGATTGCACGGGCTTGGTCGCACGTCCGAAACGCCCGCGGCCTTGGGTTCCTCAACCCAATGGGCCGATCTTTATGCGGGCTTCCTATCCCGGGCCAGCCCGGAGCGCGGTATACTCCATGGTTCAGGTCGTTCCGGCCGCAAGGAGGTGGCCGGAGATGTGAGGAGGATCCGTCGTGTTGAAAGCCGCTGCGTTGTGCGTTTCGCTCGGGCTGACCATCGCGGTGAGCCCCCTGGGCTGTCCACCGCTGGAACCCACAGATCCGCTCCCGGTGGATCGAGGGACGATCGCTGTGACGGCCTCGGCGCCGGCAACTGCGGCTTTCGGCGAAACGGTGGGATTGCAAGCGACGGCGGACGGGGACGGACTGACGTTCGGGTGGGCTCAGATTGCCGGGGCCGGGGTGCGGATCGAGAATGCCAATGCGGCCGGTGCCAGTTTCGTGGTCCCGTCATTGCCGGTGGAGCAGGTGCTGCGTTTCGTAGTGACGGTTTCGAACGCCGCCGGTGATGTGGGGCGCGCCGAGGTACAGGTCACCATCGCGGCCGACCCGGAATATGGTCAACGTCCACCACCGGGCACAGGGGGCGGGGCGGGCGGTGGGGCGCCGCCGCGCGCGGATGCGGGTGAAGACCAGCGGCTGCTCGCGGGCGCGAGCGGCACTCTGGACGGAAATGCGAGCACGGGTTCGGGGTTGACGTTTCGCTGGCGGCAGATTTCCGGCCGCGATGCACAACTCGCGAATGCGAATGAAGTGGTCGCGCAGTTCAAGGCGCCGGGTTACAGCGCGACAGAATCGAACCTGCTTCTTTTCGAACTCACGGTGACGGACACGGCTGGGCGCACGGCGCGGGACCGCAGCCAGGTGACGGTCCGTGATCCGAAGAATGCGAGCGTGCGTGTGCGAGTGCGGACCAC encodes:
- a CDS encoding HDOD domain-containing protein; translated protein: MATAVAEIGKVLPKELQEAMARVTEINSLPEITTKIVEVVEDPRATAHDMHEIVRTDPALAAKILKVVNSAFYGLPSQIASLDRAILMLGLSAVKNIALAASLSRMFNVEMVSEQFAARDLWRHSVAVAVCARLLAVAGKAPQVDEAFVAGLVHDLGLVAVQQMFPQKMREATEICFNEPRNFRDVESALVGADHQAFGAALARKWKFPPVLQAAIGCHHDPHEAPPEFLRLAQTIHIADRLCGFGKFGFWIVAGTDPIAAAELAEIRVTPAQIEALQDELPDRVEEAESVFTD
- a CDS encoding HDOD domain-containing protein; this encodes MALFSTTEPAVSPAAGELPQRVQQALAKVTEIGSLPEVTARIVQVVDDPNSTAREIQQVVEGDPALAAKLLKIVNSAFYGLPAQVGNLERAILMLGLSAVRNLALAASVSRLIKPGNISAEFTTRDLWRHSVAVAVGAKLIAGSTRYPLADEAFVAGLVHDMGLIVAQQLFATEVRTVAEQCSATPQNFCGLEQLTLGADHQAFGVALATKWKFPLALRNAVGYHHTPGDLQSEHQRLAAIIYMADMLCCRAKLGFWLTARAQSPAPEMLQLVGLTPAALGEIAGQLPARVAEAEHIFAGD
- a CDS encoding alkaline phosphatase encodes the protein MSPDTVSRRQLLETGLLGGALALLSTPSLSARPTEPPAPLAPLRRRPKNVIFLVSDGMSIGVPSLAEFFSRRVRTGGTIWYELLADPTATHGHFETHSLDSLVTDSAAASSAWGSGSRVANGALNTLPDGTRLTPLAPLLHDAGHRVGLVTTTTMTHATPAGFAVAVPTRSDEPAIAAQYLDVVDVLLGGGREHFDPARRKDQRDLLGEYHAAGYTCCQSRTELLAAGAPQRLLGLFGEGHLPYTIDHRNEADLTERIPTLAEMTRIALTSLAATDRGFLLQVEGGRVDHAAHANDAAALFWDQLAFDDAVRVAIDFAHQREDTLVVVTSDHGNSNPGLNGMGDSTGAFARLAQARVSYDHLRALVRQAEPTDRVDAVHEVFKTQLGITVDGDEARVLADAYGGQLPLLLHRQHRNLVGVLGQVLGNYTGIGWTGTSHTADLVLLTATGPGAELFTGLQRNTAAFRHLATLFDLKHENPTMSPAVAVRHAARQAAPAVDAHWV
- a CDS encoding ABC transporter permease; this translates as MEKVWIVARREFLATVRTRAFLLSVVLMPGLIMGAVYGTQVLERAGDQQQREVRKLALIDRSGRLEPLLTAQIEAHNQERPHQPFELEPLVAESAQLDKLAQEVRAGERYAYIEVPAEILSTPGASVIVARRDSQLEAQRRLSDMLNTAVFLERCVDQGLDPNVVAGLRRPVGIEWADVQTGAAVATNPFTQFMTAFAFMFLLFMGTFAISQGLLTTLIEEKGSRVIEVLLSAVSPTQLLAGKIVGTACVGVVLMAVWGSVGVLAARRFDVLELVNTYRLVMALLYFVPGFLLIAALLAAIGSACNELKEAQSMAFPLSLVTMIPVITWYYIAEHPTSTFSLLLSYLPPVTPFVMILRICGDPTTPLWQIFTTLALLWVSVVVMMWAAARVFRVGVLMYGKPPTPGELLHWVRYR
- a CDS encoding ATP-binding cassette domain-containing protein; this translates as MYTRRHATRLPSERRESSEQHQTNPCFRRIRVDGTLPPSKCRGVESEVVHLADAVVLEGVTKRYGSFTAVDAFDLRLPTGAVLGFLGPNGAGKTTTIRMIMSIIYPDEGRVEVLGEQTAGAARDRIGYLPEERGLYRKMTVDETLTYFGRLKGLSGQDLRRRCDELLTRVGLLDWRRKRVEALSKGMSQKLQFITAILQEPDLVILDEPFSGLDPLNVDLLERLIADLRRAGTTVVFSTHQINQAERLCDRIVLIHRGRKLIEGTVNEVRAQFSTRMLVIDADGDLQPLTTAPGVVSAQVTSNHIRAELAPDADPDALLQLALRQARILRFEVQRPDLQEIFVRLVGGTHEAGGNGSD
- a CDS encoding ATP-dependent Clp protease adaptor ClpS codes for the protein MAMSSNTLPDVSTAQQTGLLPPFRVLLHNDDVNSFEHVIQTILQLTPLKFEEAVERTLEAHESGVSLLLVTHRERAELYVEQFSSAQLTVTCEPDA
- a CDS encoding ferredoxin family protein, producing the protein MPHYITQSCIGTKDTSCVDVCPVDCIHPRKDEPSFDKFEMLFIDPETCIDCGLCVDECPVNAIYSEDDLPEELEAFIAKNADFYKQTGAQ
- the iscX gene encoding Fe-S cluster assembly protein IscX, with amino-acid sequence MPPKLSWADIEDLGILLHERFPDVDPLTVRFTDLHRWISELEAFGDDPAASNEAKLEAVQMAWLAEYRDAQGA